One window of the Acaryochloris thomasi RCC1774 genome contains the following:
- a CDS encoding MFS transporter, producing the protein MKIFWTLAPRVRRSLVVLLISGFCFWASLGSQLPTLPLYIGDLGATEQQLGVVMGAFALGLLGSRAWLGRIADQRSRKVVLQIGLVVAAIAPLLYLGVKTLPILFAVRAFHGVSLAAFTTAYTALVVDLSPREQRGELIGYMSLINPIGVMLGPTVGGLLQAWAGYLPLFLLASGLAIVGLLAASTIDEGLAQGEVQPQVSKKQKFWGLLQAPRLKIPATVMLLIGLTFGTLSTFVPLLIRETAVDLNAGLFYSVAAIASFVIRVLTGKASDRLGRGRFISMSLCCYGLAMILLWLAHTELTFLLAGIFQGCGSGTLIPMIAALMADRSEPHERARVLSLCISGFDVGIALAGPCLGTVATLVGIRPMFGLACGFAGVALLLFATSNSKDFSHSIAFALGNGRDIYALDSVVPNVAQ; encoded by the coding sequence GTGAAGATTTTTTGGACCCTAGCCCCCCGTGTCAGAAGGAGTCTGGTGGTTCTTTTGATATCTGGTTTTTGCTTCTGGGCTAGTCTCGGCTCTCAATTGCCGACGCTGCCGCTGTACATCGGCGATCTGGGGGCTACTGAGCAGCAGTTAGGGGTGGTGATGGGTGCTTTTGCTCTGGGTTTGCTGGGGTCTCGCGCTTGGCTAGGACGGATCGCCGATCAGCGTAGCCGCAAAGTTGTGCTTCAGATTGGGTTAGTGGTCGCTGCGATCGCACCTCTTCTCTATCTCGGGGTGAAAACGCTGCCGATACTGTTCGCTGTGCGGGCTTTCCACGGGGTGAGTTTGGCGGCTTTTACCACCGCTTATACAGCTTTGGTGGTGGATCTCTCACCACGAGAACAGCGGGGAGAATTGATTGGCTACATGAGTCTGATCAACCCTATTGGTGTGATGCTCGGTCCAACGGTGGGCGGACTCTTACAGGCTTGGGCAGGTTATCTGCCTCTCTTTTTGTTGGCATCAGGCTTAGCCATTGTCGGTCTGCTGGCAGCTTCCACGATTGATGAGGGGTTAGCTCAAGGTGAGGTCCAGCCGCAGGTCTCAAAAAAACAGAAATTTTGGGGATTGCTGCAGGCTCCGCGCCTCAAGATTCCAGCAACGGTCATGCTTTTGATCGGTCTCACCTTTGGAACGCTATCAACCTTTGTGCCGCTGTTGATTCGTGAGACGGCAGTAGATTTGAATGCAGGACTGTTTTATTCGGTCGCTGCGATCGCAAGTTTCGTGATCCGCGTCTTGACGGGTAAAGCCTCCGATCGACTGGGTCGGGGACGATTTATTTCCATGAGCCTTTGCTGCTACGGCCTCGCAATGATTCTGCTTTGGCTTGCTCATACAGAACTAACCTTTTTGCTAGCTGGCATCTTCCAAGGCTGTGGGAGTGGAACTCTCATTCCCATGATCGCAGCCCTTATGGCAGATCGCTCGGAACCCCACGAACGCGCACGGGTTTTAAGTCTTTGCATTAGCGGGTTTGATGTCGGCATTGCGCTAGCGGGGCCTTGCTTAGGCACGGTGGCAACGCTGGTAGGCATTCGACCGATGTTTGGCCTTGCCTGCGGGTTTGCAGGAGTGGCTCTCCTGTTATTTGCCACAAGCAACAGCAAAGATTTCTCCCATTCCATTGCATTCGCGCTAGGTAATGGCCGTGATATCTACGCCCTAGATTCGGTTGTACCTAATGTTGCTCAATGA
- a CDS encoding RNA polymerase sigma factor SigF: MAYQTSLQSQTMELLVAYQNQPSIRLRNRLVRLNMGLVRTIAHRLARQCAEPYEDLEQCGSLGLITAIERFDPTQGYAFSSFAVPYIRGDILHFLRDRGNTVRLPRRWQALHRHGQKVRQALTMELGRQPRDQELANALDLSMNEWRSVQLAACNRVPLSLNARISPNQQLQSDSALTLGDALVDARDQMQQINEEDSAELQYALAQIEETTREVIQLVFFNQLSRKEVAEHIGVSPVTVTRRINRGLEELKDLLQQPMPAEIYG; the protein is encoded by the coding sequence TTGGCGTATCAAACTTCCCTGCAGTCTCAAACGATGGAATTGCTGGTTGCTTATCAAAATCAGCCCTCTATACGGCTGCGCAATCGACTCGTTCGCCTGAATATGGGCCTTGTGCGCACTATTGCTCATCGACTCGCTCGCCAATGCGCTGAGCCCTACGAAGATCTTGAGCAGTGTGGATCTCTGGGCCTGATTACAGCGATCGAACGCTTTGACCCGACGCAAGGATATGCCTTTAGCTCCTTTGCCGTACCCTATATTCGGGGTGATATTCTTCACTTTCTGCGTGATCGCGGCAACACCGTTCGCCTGCCCCGTCGCTGGCAGGCACTGCACCGCCATGGGCAAAAAGTTCGGCAAGCTCTCACGATGGAGCTAGGTCGTCAGCCCCGCGATCAAGAATTGGCCAACGCCCTAGATTTATCGATGAACGAATGGCGCTCTGTGCAGCTAGCGGCCTGCAATCGCGTTCCCTTGAGCCTCAATGCCCGTATCTCTCCGAACCAACAGCTACAGTCTGATTCAGCCCTGACGCTAGGGGATGCGCTCGTCGATGCACGGGACCAGATGCAGCAAATCAATGAAGAAGATAGCGCTGAACTTCAGTATGCTTTGGCGCAAATAGAAGAGACAACCCGTGAGGTCATTCAGCTCGTCTTTTTTAATCAGCTATCACGAAAAGAAGTGGCTGAGCACATCGGCGTTAGCCCGGTTACTGTCACTCGCCGCATTAATCGAGGGCTAGAGGAATTGAAGGATTTACTGCAGCAGCCGATGCCAGCAGAAATCTACGGTTAG
- a CDS encoding peroxiredoxin: MAVKVGDSAPDFTLKSNKGKAVKLQSLYKRKPVVLYFYPKDDTPGCTKEACGFRDSYEVFQKLGAEVVGISSDSVDSHKEFATSNNLPFQLLSDEDDQVRKLYGVPSTLGILPGRVTYIIDKKGIVQKVFNSQLNVNGHIKTAIKTLEELQ, translated from the coding sequence ATGGCTGTCAAAGTAGGGGATTCTGCACCTGATTTCACTTTAAAATCGAACAAAGGGAAGGCTGTAAAACTGCAGAGTCTATATAAACGCAAACCCGTTGTGCTGTATTTCTATCCCAAAGACGACACCCCCGGATGCACAAAGGAAGCCTGTGGGTTCCGCGATAGTTATGAAGTGTTCCAAAAGTTAGGGGCAGAGGTCGTAGGCATTAGTTCTGATTCGGTAGACTCTCACAAAGAGTTTGCGACATCGAACAATTTGCCGTTTCAGTTGCTTAGTGACGAAGATGATCAGGTTCGCAAGCTATACGGTGTGCCTTCAACGTTAGGGATTTTACCGGGTCGAGTCACCTACATTATTGATAAAAAGGGTATTGTCCAAAAGGTCTTTAACTCACAGCTGAACGTGAATGGGCACATCAAAACCGCCATTAAGACCTTAGAGGAACTGCAATAG